TCAAagcacaaacattttcaatcacCTGAATGAAAGCTagcaaaaagaagaataaacttAAATGATATTCCAGTTTATTACAAACAATTTATCGAACataaagaaccaaaaaaaaatgtatatatattttagtgaacaaacaggaaaccaaaaaaaCTAAAGTCTGGTCAGCCTGCACAGCCGTTCTCACTCttatcagttttatttcatatCACTGAATATCCTACATCAGTTACTGGATTTGATCACTTTTTATCTAACATGCGAGTTACATTCTTTTGATTCTGCATCTGGATTGCTCCATAACTGGAACCCTCTGACAGAAATGCAATGTTCTCTTACTTTGGTCCTAAATTTGCACTTctctgatggagggatgaaCTCAAAACTGAGTTGATCTCCAACTATCAAAACAGGAACATCTTTCTGTCCAGAGTTGAGGCAAATATGAACAacttgctaaaaaaaaaaaacaaccgtgGAAATCATGTGACATCACTGTCATTTTATTTGGACAAGAGAACAAGACACCTTTTATAAAGTATGGGAAAATACAAGTATCTCAAGTTTCACTGATGCCACGAGGCAGCTGGTTATgacagatgtttgtttgttttttttaataaaaaggataaaaacaaacaaaacaggtaTTTCAGTCAAGAGGACACCAAAGAGCCGAGCGACTACACGTTGGTACGTTGAAGGAAAGACTTCAGAGGCCAAATACACAAGTTCACTACATGATGAGGGAAAGCTATTAGATCCACAGGTATGTAACCAGATGCATGGCTCAGAACAAGAAGGAGCTCTTCCCTGTTTCTACTTTGGAGAGACTGATTTGGATACACAATGTTTAGTACATCCCATTTTTACGGAAAACCTCCaacagcagagtgtcttcagaATTTCAGATTAACGTAGCTGTGAACACACGGGACACAGGCGATTcccattttttctttcaagagtCCCAATGCAAAAACTGAGCAGCGTGTCGATAGGAAACAGTTCACATACATTTATGAGTGCATCTCTTTGACAGTAGCTCTCCACATTTTAGAGGTTTCAAGAATTTGGAAGAATCACCAATAAACCCGTCCTTATCTTCACATCAAAAGCAGAACATTGCACTTTTCAAAAGGTAGCAGGTGTTGCATTTGTGAAAATTCCTATAAGTCAGTTATCAaacaaaatgaactttttttctaTGAGTTTGCAAATTTTTTTACAGATAGTGTTCAACTTAAGCTCATGACCATTACACCCATGATGATCGTCCACGTTGgatttgtgtctctgtgctACAGCAGCTTAATACTGACTGATATCAACCTGACAATGTAAATATTAGGTTTACTGTGATCAGTagacatgatgaaaaaaaataataaaatggtTCCTGTCCTGACATGCAAGTAATCATCTTATATCTGACATCAACAAATGATTGTGCGTACATATCTTTCAGTTTCATCACTGGGAAATTAGTTTCTACTGTTTATCATAACCAGGATTATACTTtcaagaaacaaaaagacatttctcacaCTTTCAAGATCAGAAAGTAAAAAGAAAGAGTTGTcaaaaactgtatttgtatgttgtgtttttattttggcccaattactttttttaaacagacatAAATATGATTTTAATAAAGGCATTGGTAAGGTAGACTTAACAGTATGTCAGGTGGAGATTTTTCTACATCGTATAAATCTCCACCATCCCTTTGAAAAAGAAGACTTTCTGAGTAAGAGAAGACACTGATGAGACAGCGTGTGGAATTCATTTGTgctaaccttttttttttttttttccccattaggGTCAAACCAATGTACCGAGCTGAAATCAAGCCTTTATTAGGAATTTTAAAGATCTCTCACATGAAACCAGCCTGCAGCGTCTGCAATACATTCACTTTCACATGCTGACTTCGAGTAAACAGAGTTGTTTAAACTATCTGGGTCTGGTCACCCTGCTGTTAAGAGCCGCTAATCCCTAAAGTATTAACAACTGGTTTCCAATTTAAGTGTGCTGCATTAATTTAAATGCAGTCTCAGAGGATTTCCAGCAGGGAACAAGTTAAAGCTGTCTTATAGCCGAATGAAatcagccaaatacctacagttAAGTATTTcgaaaaagggttttttttggttttattttttttctttagacaATACCGGTTGCACATTTTGTTGCAAAAACATATCCAGTCAAAGCcaatgtgacagaaaacagcCAGCCACAACATCAGCCTTCAGGACGATACACCGGTTGAACCCTGCTCTGTATGGAAAATGAGATTTGCCTCAATGCTGTCCGTTGCCCATCGCGTCTGAATATGAAGCACAAGTGGCGTCACTTGGAGGAATCACAGCTGCCATTCTCAAGGCTGCGACCACCGAAACAGAATCAAAGTGGCTCTACATCAGAATGAAGCACAACATTCAATAACACGAATAACTGTTGGAGCTATAATGCACAATAAAAGCGAACAATCTCCCAAAAGACACAGTCACTCCGCAGGTGAGAGAGAGTGCAGGTGATGCCACCCTgtgtgcagtgttgtcagtagAAACAGAGGTTTTGTGTTTCAGCGTCTGGAATGTTTCTTGGAGTGTTTTATCCTCACTAGCGAGAAACGCACGTTGAAGGCATTACCCATGATTCACGCACgctgttttttcccccaaacagaTTGAGAAGATCCGGCGACAGGTGAAATCTGCAGCATGTGAAACAGCACTCAGTGGCATCTGCCCTCTTGTTGGTGTGCGACCCATCATATGTAAGTATTAGTGTTAATTCATGAAGACTGTACCGAGTATGGTAAGTAAATCACTATTTAAATGCCCCTGAATGAAGGAGAGACTCTACAAATACAATGAAGTATTGTTCtctggaattttttttcccacataaaaaaagaaatttaaagtaTGTCTTTTCCTAAAGCTAAAAACACCAGATAAAGCTAAAAACAATCTAAAAAATGGGACTCCCTCAAATGATTGAAGTTAATAAACATGAAGAAGGAAACTTTAGGAGGTTAAGAGTTGCATCAAACGCTGAGTGTAAACGTCTGAAGGAGACAGAGACCCTTGTTACGATGCCTTTAAGTTCTCCTGAATGGCCGTGCTGCTGTCGAGCGGACACCATTCCATCCATTTCTGTTCACTTCAAGAGCTACGGGAGTGTTAATTCAATACAGACACACAACTGGCACATGGAGAGATTGTATGAGGGGAAACACGAGCAGACCTGCATCAAATAGTGCTTTCAGTTTCAGGCTGCCAGATGGGATTTCAGCCGACAGTCACAGGGATAAAAACCAAACTCCTGTGGCTGTCTGGATCTTCTGGCACGCACTGAAATGTGACGTgcctcagagtccagagagcagggctGAAACTGAGCACAAGCAAACACTATTTAAATCAGGTCTGAcgcagacagaggagggaaacGTTAACTGTGGCGCGATCCTTCTCTGAGAGAAGTCACGCGTTGTGCGATCCGGACCCTCCTCACGTCCCGGACTTGGCGGGGATGAGGCCGTGACGTTAGCGGAAGAATCCAAGTTTCTCTCTGAGCCATTCCTCTGTGAGGTCCTCCGTGTTTCTCACCTCAAACacctgcagcaaacacacagaaaacagcttGGATTATTTTTGGGGGTTTGTGATTCAGGCAGTCCAGTGAGATAGGAGGTTTAAAAGGGGCAGCCCTCCTTCCTGTCTTCCAGTGAACTGGAGACACAGTGAtgatctggaggttagaggaacCAGCCTGGAGGTTTTAAGAAAAAGCTTGAGCAAAGCTCCTAAATCCCTGAATGCTCCTCTGGCGCTGGCACTGACCTCCCCGGATGGGTTAACCACAGAGGACAGATCCACACACGGTGCTGTGCACACATGACAAATTGCTCCTTTATAAGGAAAAGTCTGGTGTGACTGCGCTCACTGAGGAGGTCTGAACCAACCGAAGACTTCCAGACAGATCAAGCACTCGGTGTCACACCACAATCTCCATGTGACAGATTTTAAAATTCTTGCAGctgtttaatacattttttgatcaattttcagctgtgattaaaaaacaaaatgccatGAGAACGATCCCACCAGGAACTTCAGTCCTGCACACAATGCCACTGCAGTAATTAGATAAGTTTTACCCTCATATAGATGATGAAAGCAgtcaaatgtcttttttctgtcttggtctggatgataaaaaaaaggcaaataagTCTGTGATTCAGCCTCAGAGCATGAAAAGCACATAAAATCCCCCGTCCTTCTGCCTCAGCCATTTCAACACAGACACCATCTCCCAGTGtgttctctcttctctctgttgcAGTAATTTCTACAGAAGTAGACGCTGTGGATGGTTGGATGTTCTCATCACGTCGGCTGTCAAGCAGCTGCGGTGCAAAGTGCTCCACTTCCATCGGGAACCATTTGGAGCTCAGCGTCTCTCCTCTCATCGCCAACCGCAGCCTCTAATGCGACGTGATGCTTCCTCATCTGACTGAAGGCTCGCTCTGTGATGTATGGACTTTATGTTTCGATGTACAGAATCAGTTGAATTGTTGCTCCGATGTGTGCAAAGATTTGACACGTACTCTGTAATAGTTCTCCAAGCATTTTCATGACAGCAGTGAGGCTGATTGAGGATAGTTGAGTGAGTAAAACTGAGATTTCAGCATTAATCTTATAGCTACTGTGGAATGGGAGGAGCCAATTTGGTCTCCAATATCAGGCATTTTACTTGGGTctgcaaacaataaaaatcagcatttttattATCACTACTAGTTAAAATGTTCTGTGTACCGAAATGCACTTTATTATGAGTCCACCTGTTGTTCCCTCACCTTGGTCAGCTCAACAGTATGCACCAGCTTGTTTTTGCTCCCCGCGTACATCATCTGCTGCTCGGGTCTGCAGCCTgtggaacacaaacacaccacggTTTATTCCACAATCACAGTGTcgctctgaactgaaagctgagGGCGACGGCGGGAGGGGTTCTTACCAGCAGGACTGGAGAAGATGAAGCAGAGGGGATAAGACACGCGGCCGTCATCGTGTTGGTACTTATAGCTGTAGACGATGAATGTACATGGCGCTAAGGACAATTCACGTCTTTGTGGAAGACGAAACCAAATCAATGAAATacccacaaaataaataaagacaagtGACCCGTTGAAAGGATATCTGGGCTGCCTCTCTGGGAGCTCGTCCTTCAGCTCGTCAGGAGAAATGTCCTGAAACAAGACACACTTCATAAGCACTGCAGTTCTGTTAGAGGAAAATAAGTATCTATTAACATGTAACAGCTGAGAAAAACAGCCTTCACTGGACAAAGTTTATCAACTTcatcagcactttttttttaacttttctaaAGCAAAGTAAATCAGTAACTGACCTCATGCTCTTCATCCAGAATCACCAGCTGCTTGTCCTTATCAATCTTCACTGAAGGACACAAATGTAACGACTGATCAGTGCAAAAGCAGTTTCATGAGTTCAAAGAGAGCCAGATTTGGTGATGCGGTGGCCCCCGGTGCAAAAGGTGTGCAGGACTCTGAGTCCATGTCATGCGAGCTCGCTGCTAATCCCGCTgcacagaaatgacattttgaTCCAGTCGGGCAGGAGGATGAAGCTTAAGCTCAGTTTTGATACTCGCTCCGCTGTCACACCACCTGCTGCACTCGGAGTGGACTCGTACTTTTCAGTTTGTCCTCAAGTCACATCTACTGCAGCTGGCTACAGTCCAATATGCTCAGAGTTTAACACCCGAGGGAAACTCTGACAATAAAACACGAAAAAGCTTTTTGCCTGAGAGCAGCACGAACGATAAGCATCAAACAAGAAATCGTATTATTCTCTCTAAACAACACTTGAGGTTCATAAAGCTGCGCCTGAGAAGGGGTTGGTACTCACTGACGATGGCCGCATTGTTGGTCTCTTTCCGGAACCGAAAGTCCCTCAGCTTTTTAACCAGATCTTCGTCCACGTCACAGACAACCAGTGATTCACTCTGATGAAGGGAAAACACTCAGATCAAATCATTCACACTCCTAAAAAGTTTTAGTCAATGATAGACATTATTATGCCACAGGTTACATCTTATTTCTATGTTTTCCTTTGCAGAACTGCATTTACAGAGGGATCTATTAGTGGTTCACTCCCAGACAGGACGACTCAGGAAGCATGAACCCTTTTTCAGCCAAGAAACCGTGTTTGGTGAGTTCCTCATTTCTTCCAATCTAACAATAATCTAAACAAGGACAACAGAGGATCTGGAACAATAACTCatttaaaatcagtgaagcaTGTGTGGGGCTTTTACAGTCTGTGGAAATCATGACAAAACAAACCACCCCTGCTTTAAACTTCACTTGTGCTGAAAAACATTGAtgtcttttcctcctctgcctcgtGAGAGCACCTTGATGACTGCCTGAAAAATGGGATAAACTATAAAGAACTGGGACGATAAAAGAAGTAACAAGAGAGCTCCTGGGGGCGTGTTTAGCAGTCTTTACAGCAAACAGATTACATTTTAGGACACAACAGCACTGAAATGGATATTATAACATTGCATCGGGAGAGAGATTTCCTGTTTAGGCACATTTTAAGCTTTAAATGATGAAATTTTGCTGTTTAAACAATTCCTTGATAATTAATAACAGGTAAATGGCACAAAAAGTTAATTATTTACTTTTTGGACAGAAAGCTGTTGAGTCTTTCAGTTCATCAGGTATCTGTGCTTTACCAAAAGATTTAGTTTTCATGAATTTCATGAATGTCTAATATTAAGCTTTAACATTTGTTAAACGGGTTACGTATACTTGGCAAGACTTGGCTTTCCAACAATATAAGATCTACATCCTAAAATTATCGCTACAACAAAGAATAATCTAATTAAGACAAACGGACATATTTTACTACCTTTTACATTTGCAGGATTATTTTATCTAATTTGCATTAATCTACATCTCCCTAACATAAACACTGATTGTATgaaatggaaacacaaaaatactATTTTTGTTATTCATCAGTGCACGTTCTTACATTAcagataaagacagaaaaaaaggacttcaaACTAACAGGCATACTCGACTACAACATAATTTGCATTAAATGGTCTCCAGATTTAATAAACCTCTATTTTACTTGTTAGGAAGCAACAAAAAACCCTTTCATCCCCTGCAACAGGTTTATTCTGAGATCGGCTAAACCTGTCTGCTCATTTAAATCAGAGCTTATCACGTCATTGTTTATAGCTTTAGTTTCTATCTAAATATTCCTCTTATGATGAATTTGAATGTAATTCCAAGTTCCTGTAGAGCATCTCAAATTGCTTCGTGTCAGATAAAAACCTCCTTTGGCTTTTCAATACAAACTCAGAGCAACACAGAACTACAAGAAGCTTCACTGGCTTATTACATgtagcaaaaacaaacaaaaacacacagtcatcATAACACGACTTTGTGCAGGAATCCAATCACAGCCACAGGTTTTAAGccagaaagacaaaaatacacacGTTTGAATGGGAAGTGATTGGGCTGCACCTCTGTCAcgtccacgcacacacacacacttacataacTCCATCACAAAGACACAAACTCCCTGAGTCTCCGCAGACTCTGAAATCTATAATTACACCTTCCTGAACAGATGGCTGGTGGGAGTCAGGATTTCACTGAGCTCCGGGAAGAGATCTTCACAGATTAAGAAGAGACTGTCTGTGGGGCACTCTGGGTGGaacaatgacatttaaaaagcgGCGTTGGCTGCAGGTTTACTTCTGGTTCACATTTCTGCGATCTCTGACAGCGAGCTCTTCGGTTTAGAGCTGCCAAATCAGCCAGGGAATGAGAGAGAGTGAAACGAGCCGCTGATCAGACAGAAAGAGCTGAGATGGAGCTGAGGAGTGAGGAACGCGGAGTTGTCCTGACACGCAGCTCAGAAACACACCGATCATCTGGACACGCAGGCGAGCTAGCTTCACGGCAGCTCCGCAAACCCAGACGAGTTAAAACACATCAGGCTGAGCAGCGCAGTCAAGTCACACACAAGCACCTGCAGCACGACCGGAAGTAAGACCTTCAAAGTAAAGCCACTGCGATCTGCAAGTCACAGAAATGTCTTCAATGCAAATCAGCATTTTGTCTTTCCATTTTTAGTTCAGACAATTCAATCTCAAATATGCTTAGttttacaaacaaaaaggaaaaagaagaagtgaatCCCCTTAGAAAAGGGTTATGTGAACACTGCATTTACAAACTATTTTAATTGTCTTATTTTCCTTAGAATTTTGTGGCTGCGTGTAGATTCTAGTCTGGTTATATATTTTTCCTAAAACCATATTGATTGTCCGAAATTTTAAATCACTTGAAAATTTGGATAcagcagcacattttttttaaaaaaagtcacttgTTATTGAAGTGACCGGCACAGTTCATCCTTCGATACAATGGGCAGAGCGGAGCCAAGGTACAACTTTGATCCACTTCAGGGAAATTACTGAGAGACAGCCAAACCATGCATATTCATACCCACTTCAAATCCACCTTTTGGACAGTGGGAAGAACCTGGAGTACCTGCAGAGCACGCCTACAGGGAGAACACtctccacacagaaatgacCAGCCCAGACTCAAACCccaatctgattttttttttattaattccgATTAAATGTATAGACATAATACTTGCCGATATTTTTTGGAAATATGTAAAttccaaataaacataaatatttGGGATTGTAATAAATATTGCTTTTCttgtccaataacagaacatcaATTTCTGACAAATAAAGAGGATGACAACATACACCAAATTTCATTAGAACCCTcatttggagattttttttttttaaattgaagatATAATATATGGgattttgctcattttttatCAAATGCTACGCAACTGATTCATTTTACTCTTTGCATATTTTATCAATAACAAAGTTAAAACGTTGTCCactaaacaattttttttttaaaatatatccATTCTGAAATCCAATCATAAACATGAAGAATCAATGCAAAGAATTGATTATATTGAAGGTAACTTGGCGTAGAAGGTTTCACGTGAGCGCAGCTGGTGGTTGTATTTTGAAACTCCAAAGCGGAAACGCCCCTGTCCCGCGTTCGCTGGCTTGACGCGAGCACAATGGACGGAGGGCGGAactaatgctaagctaacaggctaacgcAGACAATCTGCCACCATACTTTTTTATCGACTGAAACTTGGCGCTCGCGACGAGCTCGCCGTCAAACAGACAGGAGAGAAAAgcgtgaaggagaggaggatgaggaggaataATGTGAAGCACTCACCATTTTTGTAGAGTTTAAAAATGTCTGtgagactgcagctgctgctctcagtgCTAGAGACgctttcaatgtttttttttttttttttttttttaacttcacatcATCTTGTGACTGGGCTGACCAATCCCACACAGGCTCCccctcctttaaaaaaaaaaaaaaaaacactcatgagCACTGCAGTTTGATATCCTCACAGATAATCTGGATTCTGGATGCATTTTGTAATCCAGGATGAatcaaaaaaacataaaagatcAATGCTAATGCTTTGTTGCACAGAAATAATACTcagattattttaattaaaacatttacatGTACTTTAATTGATATGTTTTGGCATATAATTTAGGCATAGATAAGTAaaatttactatttttaatccaCTTCACCAGTTAATGGCTAATAATAATTTGATTGTTTATATGGTATCTTACAAATCTGATTTTTCATAGACTTTGAAGAATAATagcttggaaaaaaatattcttAACAACAGCAGTAATATGTATAGAACAGATAGAATGGAAGTATTTTATGCACCTCAGAAGGAAATTCTTGAAAGTGTGGAAATTAATAAGAAAATGCAATCTCGAATCTTGAAAAATACGTATTTGCAGTTTGTCATTTAGCACTTTGGTAATAGGAGCAGTTATTAAAAACTAAGCTACTCATGAAGCAGCATTATTGTGCTGTGTGGGTGAATTTGTTGAAACTTTGTTTGTCAGTCTTTCGTTGTGTTAAGAATGATATTATTGCAGAGACGAGTTCACATGTTATTACAGCCAAAACATAGAGGAAACCAAAAGTCCAATACTCATTAAGTGTTCATGTAACATCTCAACACAACTGAATGATTTGAGCATTTGATGACCTCTcgtttaaaatgtattttgccTTAGAATATTTAAAGAATCATTGTGATTgatctttgtcattttttggaAAATATCTTGCGAGCCACAGATAGGACAGATGACGGCTGTATGAGGAAGGGTAACATAGTGTAATAACCTAAATTTGAactttaaagattttctttgttgtggcagcATGATAAAAAGCTTTTCACACAACCAAaatatttattctgaaaat
Above is a window of Salarias fasciatus chromosome 19, fSalaFa1.1, whole genome shotgun sequence DNA encoding:
- the gmfb gene encoding glia maturation factor beta → MSESLVVCDVDEDLVKKLRDFRFRKETNNAAIVMKIDKDKQLVILDEEHEDISPDELKDELPERQPRFIVYSYKYQHDDGRVSYPLCFIFSSPAGCRPEQQMMYAGSKNKLVHTVELTKVFEVRNTEDLTEEWLREKLGFFR